A single region of the Silene latifolia isolate original U9 population chromosome 8, ASM4854445v1, whole genome shotgun sequence genome encodes:
- the LOC141597256 gene encoding profilin-1-like has product MSWQTYVDDHLMCDIEGTGNHLTAAAILGTDGSVWAQSTSFPELKPNEIAGIIKEFDEPNTLAPTGLYMGGEKYMVIQGEPTVVIRGKKGTGGVCIKKTGQAMLFGIYEEPVNPGQCNLVVERLGDYLVDQGM; this is encoded by the exons ATGTCGTGGCAAACTTACGTCGATGATCATTTGATGTGCGACATTGAAGGCACTGGAAATCATCTTACCGCAGCTGCTATCCTTGGTACTGATGGTAGTGTTTGGGCCCAGAGCACTTCCTTCCCTGAG CTGAAACCAAACGAAATAGCTGGAATCATAAAGGAGTTCGATGAGCCAAACACATTGGCTCCAACAGGTCTCTACATGGGAGGAGAAAAGTACATGGTTATTCAGGGAGAGCCTACCGTTGTCATTCGTGGAAAGAAG GGAACCGGAGGCGTCTGCATCAAGAAGACAGGACAAGCTATGTTATTCGGAATCTATGAAGAGCCAGTTAACCCAGGGCAATGCAACTTGGTTGTCGAGAGGTTGGGCGACTACCTTGTCGATCAGGGCATGTAG